One genomic window of Evansella cellulosilytica DSM 2522 includes the following:
- a CDS encoding peptidoglycan-binding protein has protein sequence MSRFRLRDHKGTILFSSVVAGAALAPIITSMPNESNVEHDEKLVAFPQPLSSSAQIDVQSPYAQSLPVFQHSNTLNNNLFDQSKNQNFLTTSSLAERTSAVKAKNVPTEKSLRLIINQLANEEFEIKTDTNKNVWPVDTVLSIGDHGPKVKIIQEHLSEIGYYVQEIDGLYGEKTEKAVERYQKEHGLNITGKVDHETIIYLVGIKQIVTRDISDEETGEDLNTIYYPNQDDNENKVYTKATTHGMKDDDDITPSYFQYGDEHEDIKELQELLNKAGYYNGTIDGIYGSNTQQAVRMLQRDNDLMVDGLAGDQVFDFLKSSDLKKIADNLEKSQVESTKNENNSKETIEKSSNSMENIIARGEQLIGTPYLWGGTSPSGFDCSGFLLYVFKQEGLSLPRSIVDIWNASSSVSEPSRGDLVFFETYKKGPSHAGIYLGNGAFLHTGTSTGVTISHLDESYWKNRYLGAKRF, from the coding sequence ATGTCTAGGTTCCGGTTGAGAGATCATAAAGGTACTATTTTATTTTCATCCGTTGTAGCTGGAGCTGCTTTAGCGCCTATTATTACTAGTATGCCAAACGAGAGTAATGTCGAACATGATGAAAAACTAGTGGCCTTTCCACAACCTCTCTCCTCTTCTGCACAAATTGATGTCCAATCGCCATATGCACAATCATTACCAGTGTTTCAACATTCTAATACATTAAATAACAATTTATTTGACCAATCAAAAAATCAAAACTTTTTAACAACTTCCTCTCTAGCTGAGAGGACGAGTGCAGTGAAAGCAAAAAATGTCCCTACTGAAAAATCACTACGGCTCATTATCAACCAGTTAGCCAATGAAGAATTTGAAATTAAGACGGACACGAACAAAAATGTTTGGCCAGTTGATACCGTTTTATCAATAGGAGATCATGGTCCAAAAGTAAAAATTATTCAAGAGCACCTGAGTGAAATTGGCTACTACGTTCAAGAGATAGATGGATTATATGGGGAAAAGACGGAGAAAGCGGTTGAGCGATATCAAAAAGAGCATGGTTTAAACATAACAGGAAAAGTTGATCATGAAACGATTATTTACTTAGTTGGAATAAAACAGATTGTCACTAGAGATATTTCTGATGAAGAAACTGGAGAAGATTTAAATACGATATATTATCCAAACCAAGATGATAATGAGAACAAAGTGTATACAAAAGCAACTACACATGGCATGAAAGATGATGATGACATTACTCCTAGCTATTTTCAATATGGAGATGAGCATGAAGATATTAAAGAACTACAGGAATTATTAAATAAAGCAGGATATTATAACGGGACTATTGATGGCATTTACGGTAGCAATACACAACAAGCTGTTAGAATGCTTCAAAGAGACAATGACTTAATGGTTGATGGGTTAGCTGGCGATCAAGTTTTCGACTTTCTTAAGTCAAGCGACTTAAAGAAAATTGCAGATAATCTAGAAAAGAGTCAGGTAGAATCGACAAAAAACGAAAACAACAGTAAAGAAACTATTGAAAAATCAAGTAATTCTATGGAGAATATTATTGCCCGTGGAGAGCAGCTTATTGGAACTCCGTATCTCTGGGGTGGGACTTCCCCATCAGGATTTGATTGCAGCGGTTTTTTGCTTTATGTATTTAAACAAGAAGGGCTGTCCCTTCCTAGAAGTATTGTCGATATATGGAATGCCTCTTCTTCCGTTTCAGAGCCTTCAAGAGGAGACTTAGTTTTCTTTGAAACGTATAAAAAGGGGCCATCACACGCAGGGATTTACTTAGGAAATGGTGCATTTCTTCATACAGGTACTTCAACGGGAGTCACAATCTCTCATTTAGATGAATCGTATTGGAAGAATAGATACTTAGGTGCAAAGCGTTTTTAA
- a CDS encoding type 1 glutamine amidotransferase domain-containing protein, whose protein sequence is MRLVDKKVLTVVDDEFEDLELLYPHYRMQEEGAVCHIAGKEAKKYIGKYGVPVQAHYRFEDINIEEYDAILIPGGWAPDKLRRYEEVLKMVKYMDEQKRVIGQICHAGWVLISANILKGKNVTSTPGIKDDMQNAGAIWHDKEVVADGHIISSRRPPDLPAYGKLLADTIVHLSK, encoded by the coding sequence ATGAGATTAGTTGACAAGAAGGTATTAACAGTAGTTGATGATGAATTTGAGGATTTAGAACTGTTATATCCCCATTATCGTATGCAGGAAGAAGGGGCAGTTTGCCACATTGCAGGAAAAGAAGCTAAAAAATATATAGGTAAGTACGGTGTTCCTGTACAAGCACATTATCGTTTTGAGGATATAAATATCGAAGAATATGATGCCATACTTATTCCTGGGGGATGGGCGCCAGATAAACTACGGCGTTATGAAGAAGTGTTAAAAATGGTGAAATATATGGATGAACAAAAACGGGTGATAGGTCAAATCTGTCATGCTGGTTGGGTTCTCATTTCTGCAAATATTTTAAAGGGAAAAAACGTTACAAGTACTCCCGGGATAAAAGATGATATGCAAAATGCTGGTGCAATTTGGCATGATAAAGAAGTGGTTGCAGATGGGCACATTATTTCGAGTCGTAGACCACCCGATTTACCTGCTTACGGTAAATTACTTGCTGACACGATTGTACATTTGTCAAAATAA
- a CDS encoding alpha/beta fold hydrolase, with protein sequence MNENDDYIWVQKIKHTDFNLREKNPHVLNHALQQYLSFYHFQIELIDEYRCGFEKVNEKKLFIQFFLRQQAKGVVYLVHGYLDHSGGLSKTVNTLLQNNYQVVVLDLPGHGFSNGEKGMITSFEHYVDAVEVGYKMIKRYLADDRVYALGHSTGAAILFHALAEEKIETEGLLLVAPLYLPFQWSLLKRLLFFSGKLFPQKKRGFKRNSNDVMYRQFVKHDPLQVKVLKAQWIEALSEWQMQFTDCPLVDRPVYILQGTKDTTVDWRKNIRFYQTKCKDFQVALFHRARHQLLNEHREIRLHVYRQLNSFLDSLHNA encoded by the coding sequence ATGAATGAGAATGACGATTATATATGGGTGCAAAAAATAAAACATACAGATTTTAACTTAAGGGAAAAAAATCCACATGTATTAAATCATGCATTACAACAATATTTGTCTTTTTATCATTTTCAGATTGAATTAATAGATGAGTACCGTTGTGGGTTTGAAAAAGTAAATGAGAAAAAACTATTTATACAGTTTTTTTTAAGGCAGCAAGCTAAAGGGGTAGTATATTTAGTTCACGGATATTTAGATCATAGTGGTGGTTTGAGTAAAACAGTGAATACATTATTACAGAACAATTATCAAGTTGTCGTTTTAGACTTACCAGGTCACGGATTTTCTAATGGTGAGAAGGGAATGATTACAAGTTTCGAACATTATGTGGATGCAGTTGAGGTTGGCTACAAAATGATTAAAAGGTATCTTGCTGATGATCGAGTGTACGCATTAGGTCACAGTACTGGTGCAGCTATATTATTTCACGCACTGGCAGAAGAAAAAATTGAAACGGAAGGATTACTTTTAGTTGCACCGTTATATCTTCCGTTTCAATGGAGTTTACTAAAGAGGTTGTTATTTTTTTCAGGTAAACTCTTTCCTCAGAAAAAACGTGGCTTTAAGAGAAATTCAAACGATGTCATGTATCGCCAATTTGTTAAGCATGATCCATTGCAAGTCAAAGTTTTAAAGGCACAATGGATTGAAGCTTTAAGTGAATGGCAAATGCAATTTACAGATTGCCCACTAGTCGATCGTCCAGTATATATATTACAAGGAACAAAAGATACTACGGTTGATTGGAGGAAAAATATTCGTTTTTATCAAACGAAGTGTAAAGACTTTCAAGTAGCGTTATTTCATCGTGCTAGACATCAACTGCTAAATGAGCATCGGGAAATTCGCCTACATGTATATCGTCAACTCAATTCATTTCTGGATTCATTGCACAATGCTTAA
- a CDS encoding MFS transporter → MLVFLYSIIIVAFLDTFIQLPIISPFAKELGASSFLSGMIIAIYSFSNMIGNAISGHWIDRYGRKKILLIGMIAVTFILFLYPFVTSGNQLLLVRFIHGLAGGALIPAAFAYLGDLAPSKNRGKAMAFSGGCIGTAAIVGPALGGIISSRLSVSAVFIFVGVIFLITVIVVSLWLKESFHKDPRQHKKVELADFIVLIKNSFMIQAMIGAFALMCSMGILTYALPLKVQSLSLSSTVTGILLSTFGIVALIIFLTPINRSFDIFKPQSFIRTGLLLISFALISLSFLDSIIFISITMVIYGIGFAFVFPSMNRIVVDISSNHDRGKAFGLFYGAFSLGVVFGSIFAGTMAEAFGKPFLVSGIFMLFIVAVFSIHVKHCAMNPEMN, encoded by the coding sequence ATGCTAGTCTTTTTATATTCCATCATCATCGTAGCATTTTTAGATACATTTATCCAACTTCCAATCATCTCACCTTTTGCTAAAGAATTGGGAGCATCAAGTTTTTTATCTGGCATGATTATCGCTATATATTCTTTCTCTAATATGATTGGCAACGCAATAAGTGGTCACTGGATTGATCGATATGGACGGAAAAAAATATTATTAATCGGTATGATTGCTGTTACCTTCATATTATTTCTATATCCGTTCGTAACCTCTGGCAATCAACTTTTACTAGTCAGGTTTATTCATGGGCTTGCAGGAGGAGCATTAATCCCAGCAGCCTTTGCTTATTTAGGGGACTTAGCTCCATCGAAAAATAGGGGTAAGGCAATGGCCTTTTCAGGAGGATGTATTGGTACCGCTGCAATTGTTGGTCCAGCACTGGGGGGGATTATTTCAAGTCGGCTTTCTGTGTCGGCTGTATTCATTTTTGTAGGTGTTATTTTTCTAATTACAGTAATAGTAGTGAGTCTATGGTTAAAGGAGTCTTTTCATAAAGATCCAAGGCAGCATAAGAAAGTAGAACTAGCTGACTTCATTGTTTTAATAAAGAACTCTTTTATGATACAAGCAATGATAGGGGCTTTTGCTTTAATGTGTAGTATGGGGATTCTCACATATGCTCTTCCGTTAAAGGTTCAATCACTTTCCTTAAGTTCAACAGTCACAGGTATATTACTCAGTACATTTGGCATTGTAGCATTAATAATATTTTTGACACCAATTAACCGTTCATTTGATATTTTCAAGCCGCAATCATTTATCCGTACAGGCTTACTGCTTATAAGTTTTGCCCTCATTAGCTTAAGCTTTCTAGATAGTATTATTTTTATTTCTATTACTATGGTCATATACGGTATTGGCTTTGCATTTGTATTCCCATCTATGAATCGTATCGTTGTCGATATTTCAAGCAACCATGATCGTGGGAAAGCTTTCGGTCTTTTTTATGGTGCATTCTCACTTGGAGTCGTTTTCGGCTCTATTTTCGCAGGAACGATGGCTGAAGCCTTTGGGAAACCGTTTCTAGTAAGTGGAATTTTTATGCTCTTTATTGTTGCAGTATTCTCCATTCATGTTAAGCATTGTGCAATGAATCCAGAAATGAATTGA